DNA sequence from the Hydrogenobacter hydrogenophilus genome:
AAGGGAAGTCAAAACATCAGCAATCACATGAAGGTAAGCAGCGCTGAGATTAAAGTCGTGTTTGTGCTCATCATCGTGTGAGAGAGCAAAGGCGCTTACTAAATTGATCAGCAACCCCGCAAAGGCAACAAGAAGGGCATCCTCGTATTTAACACCTTCCCTCTTTATCAGCTTAAGTACCGCCTCACCAAGTACCAAGAAAGCCATCACACCCAATATAACTGCGCTTGTGTAAGCTCCCAATACTTCCACTTTCCATGTACCAAAAGAAAAGCTCACATCTCTTGACCACTTTCTTGCCAACATGTAAGCACCCAGAGTTATGCCAAAGGCTACCGCATGCGTTCCCATATGCACACCATCCGCAAGCAGTGCAACGGAACCAAAAATGTAGCCTGCTATGATCTCAACGAGCATAAATACGAGTGTCAGCACAAAAACTAATAAAACTTTACCTTCCGCTTTCTTCTTGGGCGTATAGAATATGTGCTCGTGTTTGCAAAAGGATCTCTCCATAAAGGTTAAAAATATGACTTTTCTGCCATTCTGAACCATATAAGATAAAGGGGCAAAAGAGCGTCCCAAAAACCGGTAAATATAGAACCTGCAAAAACAACAGAAGGCGCAAGGAGAAAAGGAGATAAAAGTACCGTATCTTGGTTTATTCTGTACTTGATAATAAAGGAATAATAACTTATGAATATCCACACTATACCTACAAGTCTTAATATGCCCCCCTCTATAAATTCCGAAAGAAATATCACGGATTCGTAAGTGCCACCCACAGGAGACTTAGGCTCAAGTAGAAAACC
Encoded proteins:
- a CDS encoding cation diffusion facilitator family transporter — translated: MERSFCKHEHIFYTPKKKAEGKVLLVFVLTLVFMLVEIIAGYIFGSVALLADGVHMGTHAVAFGITLGAYMLARKWSRDVSFSFGTWKVEVLGAYTSAVILGVMAFLVLGEAVLKLIKREGVKYEDALLVAFAGLLINLVSAFALSHDDEHKHDFNLSAAYLHVIADVLTSLLAITALLGGEYLGMWYLDPLSGLVGFSVILSWSYSLLKDTAQILLDREMASPLVKELIERIEKDNTSKVQDIHLLRVHHDKYACILSVMTTEDRSVDYYIKRLEGIDNLVHTTIEIKYCPHVELTH